From Alosa sapidissima isolate fAloSap1 chromosome 2, fAloSap1.pri, whole genome shotgun sequence, one genomic window encodes:
- the ndufv3 gene encoding LOW QUALITY PROTEIN: calphotin (The sequence of the model RefSeq protein was modified relative to this genomic sequence to represent the inferred CDS: deleted 1 base in 1 codon) has translation MPSEKACWECPLGLNCLSVITCQESVHRGAWSVLRTPPAASLCSKPEETKTPPAPPPRAKVPTILGEEERAALLAYKTPVSFPVKLLPPSASPPALAAAAEAAYSTVPELAVTDITPGSSPAEPTSTPATSEPVASVTVAAPEPEVAAAELAETEAAAEPAVAAEPIVTEAAAEPVVATEPIVMEAATEPVVPTEPIVTEAAAEPVVPEVVVAATETKEAGTSLATAEEVKAEAVLPEVAAEEVKAEAVLSEVAVETTTAEAVTSEAPSTGDAAAEPVVAMAAAPADQDASSSSSSDSDSDSDSDSDSETSSEAAGKPSVSAEPKPEAPQVLSAVAATPEVAMETLTVDPTPAQEALAAATEAVTEAVTETVEAATEAVTEAITEAVTEAVEAVTEAVTGAVSEAVEAVVEAVAPAAEELVDAAPVVDESAPAVETAAEAAPVEAEAASAIAEDVVDPAPAEELVDAAPVLAEAAPATAEGVVDPAPAEAELPVEEFVDAAPVLAEAEAAPAEPAAVAPVAEATGAAVGGAEAEEAASAVGGAEAEEAAEAVGGAEAEAGSAEEELVDPAAVVLTEAPATETPEEAEPFDNSSYRNLQHHQYNEYTFADMDVEMSKYRLPQPSSRRPSP, from the exons agcgtCCATCGGGGAGCATGGAGCGTACTGAGGACCCCCCCTGCTGCCTCTCTCTGCTCCAAACCAGAGGAGACCAAGACGCCGCCCGCGCCGCCCCCCCGAGCCAAAGTTCCCA CGATTTTGGGAGAGGAGGAGCGGGCCGCTCTGCTGGCCTATAAGACGCCCGTCTCCTTCCCTGTTAAGCTCCTCCCCCCCAGTGCTTCTCCACCCGCgctagcagcagcagctgagGCAGCATACTCAACAGTCCCAGAACTTGCCGTCACAGACATCACTCCAGGGTCATCTCCGGCAGAACCCACTAGCACCCCAGCTACCTCGGAACCCGTGGCCTCTGTAACGGTGGCAGCTCCAGAGCCAGAAGTTGCAGCTGCGGAACTTGCAGAGACCGAAGCAGCTGCAGAACCAGCTGTGGCAGCAGAACCCATAGTGACCGAAGCAGCTGCAGAACCAGTTGTGGCAACGGAACCCATAGTGATGGAAGCAGCAACGGAACCAGTTGTGCCAACGGAACCCATAGTGACGGAAGCAGCAGCCGAACCTGTAGTGCCAGAAGTTGTGGTAGCAGCAACAGAGACCAAAGAAGCTGGGACATCACTGGCTACTGCAGAGGAAGTGAAGGCTGAGGCAGTGCTCCCAGAAGTAGCTGCAGAGGAAGTGAAGGCTGAGGCAGTGCTCTCAGAAGTTGCTGTGGAAACGACAACAGCAGAAGCTGTGACCTCAGAAGCTCCATCTACTGGTGACGCTGCTGCTGAGCCTGTCGTTGCCATGGCAGCAGCACCTGCTGATCAGGAtgcctcatcttcctcttccagTGACTCGGACTCCGATTCAGACTCAGACTCTGACTCAGAGACATCTTCAGAGGCTGCAGGGAAGCCCAGTGTGTCAGCCGAGCCGAAGCCTGAAGCCCCACAAGTCCTCTCTGCAGTGGCCGCCACCCCAGAGGTTGCTATGGAGACCTTAACTGTGGATCCCACTCCAGCGCAGGAAGCACTGGCAGCTGCCACTGAAGCCGTAACCGAGGCCGTAACCGAGACTGTAGAAGCTGCCACTGAAGCCGTAACCGAGGCCATAACCGAGGCTGTAACCGAGGCTGTAGAAGCCGTAACCGAGGCCGTAACAGGGGCTGTGTCTGAGGCTGTAGAAGCTGTGGTGGAAGCCGTTGCCCCAGCTGCTGAGGAGCTGGTTGATGCCGCCCCAGTCGTAGATGAATCTGCCCCTGCTGTAGAAACTGCAGCCGAAGCTGCCCCGGTAGAAGCTGAAGCTGCCTCTGCTATTGCTGAGGATGTGGTGGACCCTGCCCCTGCTGAAGAGCTGGTTGATGCTGCCCCTGTTCTAGCTGAAGCTGCCCCTGCTACTGCTGAGGGTGTGGTGGACCCTGCCCCTGCTGAAGCTGAACTCCCTGTAGAAGAGTTTGTTGATGCTGCCCCTGTTCTAGCTGAAGCGGAAGCTGCCCCTGCTGAGCCTGCCGCTGTAGCCCCTGTGGCTGAGGCGACGGGGGCAGCTGTAGGTGGGGCAGAAGCAGAAGAGGCAGCTTCGGCGGTAGGTGGAGCAGAAGCAGAAGAGGCAGCTGAGGCGGTAGGTGGGGCAGAAGCAGAAGCTGGGAGCGCAGAGGAGGAGCTGGTGGACCCAGCAGCTGTGGTGCTGACGGAAGCCCCAGCCACCGAGACACCCGAGg AGGCAGAGCCCTTTGATAACAGCTCGTACCGAAACCTTCAGCATCATCAGTACAACGAGTACACCTTCGCCGACATGGACGTGGAGATGAGCAAGTAC CGCCTGCCCCAACCATCGTCACGACGACCCTCGCCATGA